The genomic stretch CCATAGGAGCTTTTAATGGCCATCGCAACACCGGACAAGTATGCCGAAATGATCGACCGCGCCAAGGCTGGCGGATTCGCCTACCCGGCCGTCAACGTGACGTCATCGCAGACCCTCAACGCAACCCTTCAGGGCTTCGCCGACGCCGGCACCGACGGCATCATCCAGGTCTCCACCGGCGGCGGCGCCTACTGGTCCGGCGCCAGCGTCAAGGACATGGTTGCCGGTTCACTGGGCTTCGCAGCATTCGCGCGCGAAGTGGCCAAGAACTACCCGATCAACGTGGCACTGCACACCGACCACTGCCCGAAGGACAAGCTCGACGGCTTCGTGCTGCCCCTTCTCGAGGCCTCCGAGGCTGAGGTCAAGGCCGGCCGCGACCCGATCTTCAACTCCCACATGTGGGACGGCTCCGCCGAAACCCTCGAGGAAAACCTGCGCATCGGCCGCGAACTGCTGGCCCGCACGCACGCTGCCAAGATGATCCTTGAAGTTGAGATCGGCGCCGTCGGCGGCGAGGAAGACGGCGTGGAAAACGCCATCAACGACAAGCTGTACTCCACGATCGAAGACGGCCTGGCCACGGTTGAGGCCCTGGGCTCCGGCGAGCACGGCCGCTACATCACCGCACTGACCTTCGGCAACGTGCACGGCGTGTACAAGGCCGGCAACGTCAAGCTGCGCCCGGAGATCCTGAAGGAAATCCAGGCCGCGGTCGGTGCCAAGATCGGCAAGGAAAACCCGTTCGACCTCGTGTTCCACGGCGGCTCCGGCTCCTCCGAGCAGGAAATTGCCGACGCAGTCTCCTACGGCGTCATCAAGATGAACATCGACACCGACACCCAGTACGCCTACACGCGTCCCGTTGTTGACCACATGTTCACCAACTACAACGGCGTCCTGAAGATCGACGGCGAAGTTGGCAAC from Arthrobacter stackebrandtii encodes the following:
- the fbaA gene encoding class II fructose-bisphosphate aldolase, which translates into the protein MAIATPDKYAEMIDRAKAGGFAYPAVNVTSSQTLNATLQGFADAGTDGIIQVSTGGGAYWSGASVKDMVAGSLGFAAFAREVAKNYPINVALHTDHCPKDKLDGFVLPLLEASEAEVKAGRDPIFNSHMWDGSAETLEENLRIGRELLARTHAAKMILEVEIGAVGGEEDGVENAINDKLYSTIEDGLATVEALGSGEHGRYITALTFGNVHGVYKAGNVKLRPEILKEIQAAVGAKIGKENPFDLVFHGGSGSSEQEIADAVSYGVIKMNIDTDTQYAYTRPVVDHMFTNYNGVLKIDGEVGNKKTYDPRVWGASAEKGLAARVVEAAQQLGSAGKTFK